A single genomic interval of Eurosta solidaginis isolate ZX-2024a chromosome 3, ASM4086904v1, whole genome shotgun sequence harbors:
- the LOC137245732 gene encoding uncharacterized protein — protein sequence MVYAKLKNTYNNKTKQAINKYKSESIQMTKLQSNIRFLLKCREAKIIPKFLQNTTKLNYIFTINNHIPKYIRHILDKHIRLFHSKILNTLIKFKHDILKVKTKKLTYTKATLNQNIKEEDLKAFFESEQQLALTRASICKNTQQAKLEKLRSARNNEALENNNNRHWFVNQTKTDFPPDVAALLAKGPKFALPVAKNTFPLFKCIADGEELIQSVKNKEDQESARTKLSLLIKETVTKHKTNTADIAINDTVGRTRKFLNQNKNIVILNADKGNVTVAMEKSDYIVKMNNILSDLSTYRILRQDPTLRLQTKNNQLLDKLEKLGIITKRERSQMTTHTALPLRIYGAPKVHKDNIPLRPICSMINSPSYNLCKYLTNVLKNLTSESKFNVKSAIEFKNKINNSCICDDERLVSFDVVSLFPSVPTDLAIGTIMTKWEDIKQYTDMPKKLFMEILTFCITENRYFKYEEIIYTQLRGLPMGSPASPIVADIIMEEILKKLTNTRLLSKYVDDVFAIIREDELEKTMKTLITYHKDIQFTMELETENRLPFLDCLVCKRGNQIKVDWYQKPTSSGRIMSYKSKHPRSMIKNTAKNFIGKVLDTSDAVFHPENKRKIANILKMNDFPHGIIRRMIKAYSEIKIPKNGEKTTTKYKSMLYIPGFSDRLKGSDIYDKENIKIAHKPGYTTNIFYNNMKSKVALLDKNNIVYKITCAGNENDKCNKEYVGTTKNKLKTRISGHRSDIKCRAASNTQKPALAAHCAESGHQPDFEAVSILQTEQNYKKRFTLEMLHITNTPINKRLNYKIDTDGCSHIYRHLLESWKISSKLHGEPNGRRLAK from the coding sequence ATGGtttatgcaaaattaaaaaacaccTACAACAACAAGACAAAACAAGCTATCAACAAGTATAAATCAGAATCCATCCAGATGACAAAGTTGCAGTCCAACATAaggtttttattaaaatgtagggAAGCTAAAATTATACCTAAGTTTTTACAAAACACAACAAAACTAAATTACATATTTACCATTAACAATCACATACCTAAATATATAAGACACATATTGGACAAACACATAAGATTATTTCACAGTAAAATACTAAATACTTTAATTAAATTCAAACACGATATTttaaaagtgaaaacaaaaaaacttacttATACTAAGGCCACtttaaaccaaaatataaaagaggaagatctgaaagcttttttcgaGAGTGAACAACAACTCGCACTCACACGTGCCAGCATTTGCAAAAACACGCAACAAGCAAAGCTCGAAAAATTGAGAAGCGCACGAAACAACGAAGCactcgaaaacaacaacaacagacattGGTTTGTAAACCAAACAAAAACAGATTTTCCACCTGATGTTGCGGCGCTTCTTGCAAAAGGTCCAAAGTTTGCTCTACCGGTTGCAAAAAACACTTTCCCTTTATTCAAATGTATAGCGGATGGAGAAGAGCTAATACAGAGCGTGAAAAATAAAGAGGATCAAGAGTCTGCGAGAACAAAACTATCGTTGCTGATAAAAGAAACAGTAACAAAACATAAAACGAACACAGCTGATATAGCCATTAACGATACAGTGGGGCGAACCCGAAAATTtctaaaccaaaacaaaaatatagttattttaaatgcagataagggtaacGTGACTGTTGCAATGGAAAAAAGTGACTACATAGTAAAGATGAATAATATATTATCCGATCTGTCAACATATAGAATATTACGACAAGACCCAACGTTgcgtttacaaacaaaaaacaatcaattaCTAGATAAATTAGAGAAACTAGGTATCATTACAAAAAGAGAAAGATCACAAATGACAACCCATACCGCTCTACCACTACGAATATATGGTGCGCCAAAAGTACACAAAGATAATATACCTTTAAGACCAATTTGTTCAATGATTAATTCTCCGTcctataatttgtgtaaatacttgaccaacgttttaaaaaatctgacttccgaatcaaaatttaatgtaaaaagtgcAATAGAGTTCAAAAATAAGATAAACAACTCCTGTATATGTGATGATGAACGTCTGGTGTCGTTTGATGTAGTGTCATTGTTTCCAAGTGTACCAACGGATTTAGCTATAGGGACTATAATGACAAAGTGGGAAGACATAAAACAATACACAGATATGCCAAAAAAGCTCTTTATGGAAATATTGACCTTTTGTATCACAGagaatagatattttaagtatgAAGAAATTATTTATACGCAGTTAAGAGGGcttccaatgggatctccggcatcaccgatagtagccgacatcatcatggaagaaatattgaagaaattgacaaacacgagactacttagtaagtacgtagatgatgtgtttgcaATAATAAGGGAGGACGAACTAGAGAAAACAATGAAAACCCTAATCACATAtcataaagatatacaatttaccATGGAGCTAGAGACTGAAAACAGATTACCCTTCTTGGATTGTCTCGTATGTAAGAGaggtaaccaaataaaagtagattggtaccaaaagcccACATCATCAGGACGGATAATGAGCTACAAATCCAAACATCCGAGAAGCATGATTAaaaatacagccaaaaactttatTGGGAAGGTGTTGGACACGAGTGATGCAGTGTTCCAccctgaaaacaaaagaaaaattgcaaatatactaAAAATGAATGACTTCCCTCATGGAATTATACGGAGGATGATAAAAGCTTACagtgaaataaaaatacccaaaaacgGAGAAAAAACAACTACAAAGTACAAATCGATGTTATATATACCAGGCTTCTCCGACAGATTAAAAGGTTCCGACATATATGACAAGGAAAACatcaaaattgcacataaaccaggctatacgacgaatattttctacaacaacatgaaaagtaaagtagcattattagacaaaaacaacattgtatacaaaattacatgCGCTGGAAATGAAAACGATAAATGTAACAAAGAGTATGTAGGTACAACTAAGAATAAATTGAAAACGAGGATATCAGGCCACCGATCTGATATAAAATGCAGAGCAGCTAGTAACACGCAAAAAcctgcacttgcggcccactgtgcagagagcggccatcaaccagatttcgaagcagtgagcatacttcaaacagagcaaaattacaaaaaacgcttcactttagaaatgctccacataacaaacacaccaataaacaagagacttaactataaaatagataccgacggctgctcacatatctacagacacttgctagaatcgtggaaaattagttcaaagctacatggcgaaccgaacggacgcagattagcaaagtaa
- the Sgt1 gene encoding protein SGT1 homolog, which translates to MSVRRDWYQSDTKVVVTVMIKDAETKSYKVDIEPERLHMTADGYELDVQLYRPVDVSKSSHKVYPTKVEITLAKQVGERWESLEKKDLPPPTAAPPPIHKKDWDSLAKEVEKSEEEDTKGEEALQRLFKKIYATSSPEVQKAMNKSFSESAGTVLSTNWQEVSKDKVDVKPPEDAEFKKWD; encoded by the coding sequence ATGTCTGTACGACGTGATTGGTATCAATCCGACACCAAAGTGGTGGTAACAGTCATGATTAAAGATGCAGAGACTAAGAGCTACAAAGTGGATATCGAGCCAGAACGTTTACATATGACAGCAGATGGCTATGAACTTGATGTACAGCTATACCGTCCGGTGGACGTTAGTAAATCATCGCACAAAGTGTATCCAACAAAAGTGGAAATAACGTTGGCCAAGCAAGTTGGCGAACGTTGGGAATCCTTGGAGAAAAAAGATTTGCCTCCACCAACTGCTGCACCCCCTCCAATTCACAAAAAAGACTGGGATAGTTTGGCAAAAGAAGTAGAAAAATCTGAGGAGGAGGACACAAAGGGCGAAGAGGCACTACAACGGCTTTTCAAGAAAATCTATGCTACGTCATCACCTGAAGTACAGAAAGCAATGAACAAATCGTTCTCTGAATCTGCTGGCACTGTATTAAGCACCAATTGGCAGGAAGTTTCAAAGGATAAAGTTGACGTTAAGCCACCAGAAGATGCTGAGTTTAAAAAGTGGGATTAG